A window of Oncorhynchus keta strain PuntledgeMale-10-30-2019 chromosome 27, Oket_V2, whole genome shotgun sequence contains these coding sequences:
- the gabrd gene encoding gamma-aminobutyric acid receptor subunit delta isoform X1 — MDMITFMLASLALLNIRDNIFTRAMLSDIGDYIGSDIQISWLPNLDELMKGYARNFRPGIGGPPVNVAMAIEVASIDHISEANMEYTMTIFLRQSWRDDRLSYNHTNKTLGLDSRFVDKLWLPDTFIVNAKSAWFHDVTVENKLIRLQPDGVILYSSRITSTVACDMDLTKYPMDEQECMLDLESYGYSSEDIVYHWSESQIHIHGLDKLELSQFTIIDYKFVTETLNFKSAGRFPRLSLRFQLRRNRGVYIIQSYMPSILLVAMSWVSFWISQTAVPARVSLGITTVLTMTTLMVSARSSLPRASAIKALDVYFWICYVFVFAALIEYAFAHYNADYRLKEKAKSKANKMSSESVVKNGKQAMVLFSLSVAGMNQGLMVSSRRPQRSGAETAEEEDVEPRRVRGTTASEEREEDKKCCSCCSKCCCACKPLQADTIDVYARAVFPATFAIVNVIYWVAYTM; from the exons ATGGACATGATAACTTTCATGTTGGCGAGCCTTGCCCTCCTGAATATCAGGGACAACATTTTCACCAG GGCCATGCTGAGTGACATTGGGGACTATATAGGTTCAGACATACAAATTTCCTGGTTGCCTAATCTGGATGAGTTAATGAAGGGCTATGCGCGAAATTTTCGCCCTGGGATAGGAG GCCCACCCGTGAATGTTGCCATGGCTATTGAAGTAGCCAGTATTGACCACATCTCTGAAGCCAACATG GAGTACACCATGACCATTTTCCTGCGTCAGAGCTGGCGGGATGACCGCCTGTCCTACAACCACACCAACAAGACCCTGGGGCTGGATAGCCGCTTCGTGGATAAACTCTGGCTGCCAGACACCTTCATTGTCAACGCCAAGTCCGCCTGGTTCCATGACGTCACCGTGGAGAACAAGCTGATTCGCCTGCAGCCTGATGGGGTCATCCTTTACAGCAGCCG GATCACCTCGACTGTGGCGTGTGACATGGACCTGACCAAATACCCCATGGATGAGCAGGAGTGTATGCTGGACTTAGAAAGCT ATGGCTACTCCTCAGAGGACATTGTGTACCACTGGTCTGAGAGTCAGATACACATCCATGGACTGGACAAACTGGAGCTCTCCCAGTTCACCATCATCGACTACAAATTTGTCACGGAGACGCTGAACTTCAAATCCG CCGGACGTTTCCCGCGGCTCAGCCTTCGCTTCCAGCTGAGACGTAACCGAGGCGTCTACATCATTCAGTCCTACATGCCCTCCATCCTATTGGTTGCCATGTCCTGGGTGTCCTTCTGGATCAGCCAAACAGCAGTCCCGGCTCGGGTATCCCTGG GGATCACCACTGTGCTCACCATGACGACTCTGATGGTGAGCGCCCGCTCATCTCTCCCTCGAGCCTCGGCCATCAAAGCGCTGGATGTCTACTTCTGGATCTGCTATGTGTTTGTGTTCGCCGCGCTCATAGAGTATGCCTTCGCTCACTACAATGCCGACTACAGGCTCAAAGAGAAGGCCAAGAGCAAGGCCAACAAGATGAGCTCCGAG TCAGTCGTAAAGAATGGGAAACAGGCCATGGTGCTCTTCTCCCTGTCCGTGGCTGGAATGAACCAGGGCCTGATGGTGTCCAGCCGCCGTCCGCAGCGCTCCGGCGCCGAGACCGCCGAGGAGGAGGACGTGGAGCCCAGGAGGGTGCGGGGGACCACAGcgtcagaggagagagaagaggataagAAGTGCTGTAGTTGTTGTTCCAAGTGCTGTTGCGCTTGCAAGCCCCTCCAAGCTGACACCATAGATGTCTACGCCAGGGCTGTGTTCCCCGCCACCTTCGCCATTGTCAATGTGATCTACTGGGTGGCGTACACCATGTGA
- the gabrd gene encoding gamma-aminobutyric acid receptor subunit delta isoform X2 — MLSDIGDYIGSDIQISWLPNLDELMKGYARNFRPGIGGPPVNVAMAIEVASIDHISEANMEYTMTIFLRQSWRDDRLSYNHTNKTLGLDSRFVDKLWLPDTFIVNAKSAWFHDVTVENKLIRLQPDGVILYSSRITSTVACDMDLTKYPMDEQECMLDLESYGYSSEDIVYHWSESQIHIHGLDKLELSQFTIIDYKFVTETLNFKSAGRFPRLSLRFQLRRNRGVYIIQSYMPSILLVAMSWVSFWISQTAVPARVSLGITTVLTMTTLMVSARSSLPRASAIKALDVYFWICYVFVFAALIEYAFAHYNADYRLKEKAKSKANKMSSESVVKNGKQAMVLFSLSVAGMNQGLMVSSRRPQRSGAETAEEEDVEPRRVRGTTASEEREEDKKCCSCCSKCCCACKPLQADTIDVYARAVFPATFAIVNVIYWVAYTM, encoded by the exons ATGCTGAGTGACATTGGGGACTATATAGGTTCAGACATACAAATTTCCTGGTTGCCTAATCTGGATGAGTTAATGAAGGGCTATGCGCGAAATTTTCGCCCTGGGATAGGAG GCCCACCCGTGAATGTTGCCATGGCTATTGAAGTAGCCAGTATTGACCACATCTCTGAAGCCAACATG GAGTACACCATGACCATTTTCCTGCGTCAGAGCTGGCGGGATGACCGCCTGTCCTACAACCACACCAACAAGACCCTGGGGCTGGATAGCCGCTTCGTGGATAAACTCTGGCTGCCAGACACCTTCATTGTCAACGCCAAGTCCGCCTGGTTCCATGACGTCACCGTGGAGAACAAGCTGATTCGCCTGCAGCCTGATGGGGTCATCCTTTACAGCAGCCG GATCACCTCGACTGTGGCGTGTGACATGGACCTGACCAAATACCCCATGGATGAGCAGGAGTGTATGCTGGACTTAGAAAGCT ATGGCTACTCCTCAGAGGACATTGTGTACCACTGGTCTGAGAGTCAGATACACATCCATGGACTGGACAAACTGGAGCTCTCCCAGTTCACCATCATCGACTACAAATTTGTCACGGAGACGCTGAACTTCAAATCCG CCGGACGTTTCCCGCGGCTCAGCCTTCGCTTCCAGCTGAGACGTAACCGAGGCGTCTACATCATTCAGTCCTACATGCCCTCCATCCTATTGGTTGCCATGTCCTGGGTGTCCTTCTGGATCAGCCAAACAGCAGTCCCGGCTCGGGTATCCCTGG GGATCACCACTGTGCTCACCATGACGACTCTGATGGTGAGCGCCCGCTCATCTCTCCCTCGAGCCTCGGCCATCAAAGCGCTGGATGTCTACTTCTGGATCTGCTATGTGTTTGTGTTCGCCGCGCTCATAGAGTATGCCTTCGCTCACTACAATGCCGACTACAGGCTCAAAGAGAAGGCCAAGAGCAAGGCCAACAAGATGAGCTCCGAG TCAGTCGTAAAGAATGGGAAACAGGCCATGGTGCTCTTCTCCCTGTCCGTGGCTGGAATGAACCAGGGCCTGATGGTGTCCAGCCGCCGTCCGCAGCGCTCCGGCGCCGAGACCGCCGAGGAGGAGGACGTGGAGCCCAGGAGGGTGCGGGGGACCACAGcgtcagaggagagagaagaggataagAAGTGCTGTAGTTGTTGTTCCAAGTGCTGTTGCGCTTGCAAGCCCCTCCAAGCTGACACCATAGATGTCTACGCCAGGGCTGTGTTCCCCGCCACCTTCGCCATTGTCAATGTGATCTACTGGGTGGCGTACACCATGTGA
- the gabrd gene encoding gamma-aminobutyric acid receptor subunit delta isoform X3, translating into MAIEVASIDHISEANMEYTMTIFLRQSWRDDRLSYNHTNKTLGLDSRFVDKLWLPDTFIVNAKSAWFHDVTVENKLIRLQPDGVILYSSRITSTVACDMDLTKYPMDEQECMLDLESYGYSSEDIVYHWSESQIHIHGLDKLELSQFTIIDYKFVTETLNFKSAGRFPRLSLRFQLRRNRGVYIIQSYMPSILLVAMSWVSFWISQTAVPARVSLGITTVLTMTTLMVSARSSLPRASAIKALDVYFWICYVFVFAALIEYAFAHYNADYRLKEKAKSKANKMSSESVVKNGKQAMVLFSLSVAGMNQGLMVSSRRPQRSGAETAEEEDVEPRRVRGTTASEEREEDKKCCSCCSKCCCACKPLQADTIDVYARAVFPATFAIVNVIYWVAYTM; encoded by the exons ATGGCTATTGAAGTAGCCAGTATTGACCACATCTCTGAAGCCAACATG GAGTACACCATGACCATTTTCCTGCGTCAGAGCTGGCGGGATGACCGCCTGTCCTACAACCACACCAACAAGACCCTGGGGCTGGATAGCCGCTTCGTGGATAAACTCTGGCTGCCAGACACCTTCATTGTCAACGCCAAGTCCGCCTGGTTCCATGACGTCACCGTGGAGAACAAGCTGATTCGCCTGCAGCCTGATGGGGTCATCCTTTACAGCAGCCG GATCACCTCGACTGTGGCGTGTGACATGGACCTGACCAAATACCCCATGGATGAGCAGGAGTGTATGCTGGACTTAGAAAGCT ATGGCTACTCCTCAGAGGACATTGTGTACCACTGGTCTGAGAGTCAGATACACATCCATGGACTGGACAAACTGGAGCTCTCCCAGTTCACCATCATCGACTACAAATTTGTCACGGAGACGCTGAACTTCAAATCCG CCGGACGTTTCCCGCGGCTCAGCCTTCGCTTCCAGCTGAGACGTAACCGAGGCGTCTACATCATTCAGTCCTACATGCCCTCCATCCTATTGGTTGCCATGTCCTGGGTGTCCTTCTGGATCAGCCAAACAGCAGTCCCGGCTCGGGTATCCCTGG GGATCACCACTGTGCTCACCATGACGACTCTGATGGTGAGCGCCCGCTCATCTCTCCCTCGAGCCTCGGCCATCAAAGCGCTGGATGTCTACTTCTGGATCTGCTATGTGTTTGTGTTCGCCGCGCTCATAGAGTATGCCTTCGCTCACTACAATGCCGACTACAGGCTCAAAGAGAAGGCCAAGAGCAAGGCCAACAAGATGAGCTCCGAG TCAGTCGTAAAGAATGGGAAACAGGCCATGGTGCTCTTCTCCCTGTCCGTGGCTGGAATGAACCAGGGCCTGATGGTGTCCAGCCGCCGTCCGCAGCGCTCCGGCGCCGAGACCGCCGAGGAGGAGGACGTGGAGCCCAGGAGGGTGCGGGGGACCACAGcgtcagaggagagagaagaggataagAAGTGCTGTAGTTGTTGTTCCAAGTGCTGTTGCGCTTGCAAGCCCCTCCAAGCTGACACCATAGATGTCTACGCCAGGGCTGTGTTCCCCGCCACCTTCGCCATTGTCAATGTGATCTACTGGGTGGCGTACACCATGTGA